GCCTGACGGGGGCGATCATCCTCGGACCGGTCGGCCTCGCCGCGGGCGCTTTGATCCACGGCGGGAATGTCTCCCTCCCGGCCGGCGCCGTCGGGACCTCGAGCCTCGAGCAGGACCTCCAGATCGCGGCTCCCTAGGGACTTTCCACAAAGACGGCCTGTCCGCTCGCCTAACCCGCATCCGGCAGCGGGCGGACGGGGCCGTCAGTAGGCCCGCTCGCGTTCGAAGCGATTGATCAGGGGCCGGCCGTCCAGGTAGCGGCGGAGGTTTTCGCAAAACAGTTCGGTTAGGCGCGCATTCTCGCCCGGCACCGTGCTTGCCGAGTGCGGGCTTACGATCACGTTCGGCATGTCCCAGAGCGGGCTGTCGTTCGGGAGCGGCTCCGTCGCAAACACGTCCAGCGCCGCGCCGGCAAGATGTCCGTCCCGCAGCGCGGCGATCATCGCCTGTTCGTCCACGATCCCGCCCCGCGCGATGTTGATCAAAATAGCGCCCCGCTTCATGCTCCGCAGTTGCTCCGCGCCGAGCAGACGCCGGGTACCCGCCGTCTGCGGGACGATCAGGACGAGCACGTCTGCCTGCCGGATGACCTCCCCAACTCGCTCGGGCGGCAGCACCTGCTCCACGTGGGGTGCGCCGCCCGTGGGGATGGTGCGCTTCGTCCCGATGACTCGCATGCCGAGCGCCGCGCCCAGCCGGGCGACCTCGCGCCCGACATTGCCGAGCCCTACGATGCCGAGCGTCATCCCACGGACTTCTCGCGCGCAATAGCGCTCCCACCGATGGGCCGTCTGTTCGGCGCGCAGCCAGAACAGGTCTTTGATGAAGACGAGCATCGCCATCGCGCAGAACTCCGCGAGCGCGGTCGCGTGCACCCCCGCCGCGGTCGTGAACGTAATCGGCGAATCGACGAGTCCCCGGCGGACGAGCATCTCACCGATGCCGGCGCTCGTCGCCTGGATCCAGCGGACGTTGGGCGCGAGGACTGGGATACGCTCGATGTTCGTATGGTCGAAGTCGAAGAGCACCTCCGCCCTCGCGAGCAGCGTCCGCCACCGCGCCTCGTCGGCGGCGCTCCTCGTGAATCGCTGGCCGTGATGCTGGCCCTGGTAGACCGGCTTCGCCAGCAGGTCGGGCTCGTACATGACCTCCACGCCGGGCACGGCGCGGATCCGTTCGACGAGCTGCGGCTCGAGATACGACGCGATGAGCACCGGCAGCGGCTGCGCGCGCGTCACAGCGCCCTCATCCGCCGGAGCGTCTCCAGGACCTCGCGAAGCGGCAGCCCCACGACGTTGGTGTACGACCCCTCGATCCGCCGGATCATTCCCGCGGCCCCCCCTTGAATGGCATATCCGCCCGCCTTCCCCAACGGCTCGCCCGTGGCGGCGTACGCGTCGATCTCCTCGCGGCTGAGCGGAGCGAACTCGACACGGGTCCGCACGACGCCGCCGTCCGCGCGCCGCGCCGGCACATCATACACCTCGAAGCCCGTCACCACGTCGTGGACGCGTCCCGACAGCCGCGCGAGCATCACTCTGGCGTCCGCGGCGTCTCGGGGCTTCCCGAGCACGTCGCCCTCCAGCACGACGTCGGTATCCGCGGCGAGCACGAACCCGTTCGTCCGCCCGGCGGCCACGTCGCGCGCTTTCGCCGCGGCGAGGCGGCGTACGAAGACCTCGGGCGGCTCACCCGCCAGGCGCTCCTCGACGACGCTGCTCGGAACGGCGACGAACCGGATCCCCGCCGAGGCGAGCAGCTCGGCGCGCCTCGGCGAGGCCGAGGCCAGCACGATCACCGCGACACGATCACCGCCACCTCGACTTCTGCCAGTTGTCGCGCGCGCCCTCCGCGCCGAGCCACGCCGGCAGCGGCATCGCGAGCCGGTACGACAGCCCGTTGGCGTACGGCTCGTACATGCGGCGCAGCTCATCCATCTGCGTCGCCGCCGCCGCGCCCCCGCGCACCGGACAGCCGTTGGCGCGCAGCACCGCCATGAGTCTGGCCCGATCGTCCTCAGACAACCGGTCCGGGTGCGGCGGCACCGGCGGCTGGTTGAACAGGATGCTGATGTCGACGAGCGCGTGGCGCGCCATCGCAAACGTAAGCTCGGCGGCCCGGTGCGGCGCGCCTTCGAGGCCGCCGATTATCAGCGCGCAACTGTCCAGCACCGCCGTGATCGCGGAGAGCCAGGATTCGTTGTCGTGCTGGGACCGGAAGTAGATCAACACCGGGTATGAGATGTGGCTTTCGAGCAGATCGGCCGCCCATCGTTCCCACTCGCGGAGAAACGGCTCCAGCAGCGCGCGGTCGCCGCGAGACCGCCTCAGCAGTTCTCCGGCGCTCGGCGGCGACCCCGCCCACGCGTCGAGCATCGAGATGTGCGACTCCCGCCGCGAGAACCCCTGATAGATCACCGGCAGGTACGAGATGATCAGCGCCAGGAACGAAAATCCGACCCCGCTCTCGACGACGAGGATGATGCGGGCGACTGTGGATCTCGGCTGGACGTCCCCCAGCCCGAGCGTAAAGAACGTCGTCCCGCTGAGATAGATGTCGGTACCGAATCCCGGGTGGCCCTCCGGCGCGGTCATCTGCGACCCGTAGCTCCACTGCAACATTCCGAACCCGACGATCAGCCCAACGGCCCAGACGGCAAGGAGGCTGAGAGTCACGAGCGGTCCGAAGTATGCGAGATACGCCTCGCGCCGGCTCGGCCGGCGCATCCGCCCCACCAGCGCGACCCAGGCGCGCCACAAGTATGTGATGTAGAAGGCCACCCGAAGATGGCGCGCGACCCGCCTCGGCAGGATGACGGTCTCGAAAGCGTCCCAGAGCATAGAGATGATCACGCAGATTCCGCCGAGGCCGGCAATCAGTCGCACGACGGCCACCCCCTCTGCGCGCGCGGCGCCGTTACGGCACCGGCGGCCGCATCAGCACGAGCAGTCCGGCCAGCGCGAGCACGGCGAGCAGCGCGGCCGCCTCCCAGCGAAGCAGGCGCGGGGCGGAGCGGCGCACGCCGGCCCATCCGAGCCCCGCGGCCGCAATCGCCACGAGGGCCTTCACGCCAAGGGCCCGGCCGTAAGGATTGGCCACGAAGTCCCGCAGCCCCGCCAGATGCTGGAAAGCCATCACAGCGCCGGTCGCCGCGGCGCCCGCGACCGCGGCCGGCGCGAGCACGCGCGCAGCGATGCGCCACCCGCGAGAGGATCTGGGCAAAGGGGGCGGCAGCAGGGCAAACGCGAGCGTACCCGCCCACAAGCCCATCGCGCACACGTGCACCGTATTGACACCGAGCCCCCACCACGGCGGCCGCACGCCCGCCGCGTGCGCGGCCTCTCCGTCGACGAACGCGAGCGCCACGCCGAGCAGTGGCACCGGCCAAGCCGCCCGCAGCGCGCCGGTTCGAATCGCGCCCGCGAGCACCCACAGCAGGATCGCGGCGGCGAGCCGCTGGGCCAGCACCCGCCCGAAGCTCGAGTCGAGCACGGCGCCCATCACCGCGGGATCCGCTCCGCCCAAGGCGCCGAGCGAGACGGACTCCGCCGCGAACGCGACCGGCTCGGCGGCGAGCAAGAGCAGGATGCCGAGCCCGAGCGCCCGCCACATGGGTTCGGGAGCTTCTGGACCGCCGGCGAGCCACGCGGCCGCGAAAATTCCGAACCCGAGCCCGTAACCGCAGAAGTGAAGCAGGTGCCCGAGGGCACCGAGAACGATTCCCCACGTGCCCGGTGCGCCCGCGGCCGGGGCGCCTTCCGCGACAATGCCGCCGGCCCGTCGGACGCTGAAGGTCATCGTACCGAACTCGGGATGCGTGTCCGGCGAGATGACCGACCAGACCACGCGGTACGTTCCCGTGGCCCGCGCGTCGACCGGCACGCTCACCTGCGCGCCCGCGACCCCGACGGGGCCTCGATCTGCGCGCCGGCCATCCGGGCCGACGACGCGTAGACCGCGCCCGATGGGCTGGACCGGTTCGCTGAACAGCAGCTCGACCGATCGGGGCGGCGCCGGCAGCACCGCGCCGGTGCGGCACGCGGGGGTGTCCGCGGCGAGGCTGTCCCCGCTCGGCAGCCGGCACAGATCCGGGGGGTCGGCGCGGAGCAGCACGGCGTGGGCCAGTACGGCCGGGACGCGGCCGAACAGCCCACCCAGCACAACGACGAGAACCGCGAGCGCGGGCGATGCGGCCGTTTTCGCGGCGCGGGTCCGGGAAGCCGAGGTGTCGGACCTGTTTATACTGCCCCGGCCTGGGCGGGCCGCAGCGGCGGAGTCAGGCCGCGGGACTGCGCCGTGATCCGCATCACCAGCCCGGCCGCGATCAGGCACAGCAGGCCGGCGCCCATGAAGGCGCCCTGATACGTGCCGAACCAGGTCCGCAGCGCTCCGGCGCCAAACGCCGCCATGGCCGCACCGAGCTGATGCGACGCGAAGATCCACCCGAACATGACGCCGACGCGCTGCTTGCCGAAGACGTCCGCGGTGAGACGGACGGTCGGCGGCACCGTCGCCACCCAATCCAGACCGTAGAACACCGCGAACGCGGCCATGGGCCCGAACGACGTCCCAAGCGCGTAGGGCAGAAACAGTAGCGACAGCCCGCGCAGCGCATAGTACCAGCACAGGAGGTACCGGCTGTCCCAGCGGTCGGTGAGCCAGCCCGAGCAGACGGTCCCGATCAGGTCGAACACGCCGATCGTGGCGAGGAACCCGGCGGCCGCCACCTCCGGCACGCCGTGCTCCATGGACGCCGGAATGAGATGGGTGCCGATGAGGCCGTTCGTACTCGCGCCGCAGACGAAAAACGACCCGGCGAGCAGCCAGAAGTCGCGGTTGCCCATGCCGTCGGCAAGCGCGCGCACGGCGGCCACGGCCGGATTTGGACGCGGGCCGGCCGGCGTCTGTGGCCCGGCCGCATTGGCGGCCGGCGTGTCGTCGGCCGGCGCGCCAAATGGGCGCAGACCGATTTCCGCGGGATCGTTGCGCATCAGCAGCGCCGCGAGCGGAATCATCGCAAGCGCCACGGCCGACACCGTCGCCGACGCGGAGCGCCACCCGTGCAGCACCACAAGCGACGCCAGCAGCGGCAGGAAAATGAGCTGGCCGGTCGCGCTGGCCGCGCTGAACACACCCATCACGAGCCCGCGCCGCTCGATGAACCAGCGCGTGGCGATGTAGGCGCCAAGCGTCATCGCCATCGCGCCCGTACCGGTCCCGACGATGAGCCCCCACAGCAGGTCGAGCTGCCACGCGGTGCGCATCACCGTCGTCAGGCCGACGCCGGCGGCGACGAACGCGAGCGAGGACAGCATGATCCGGCGCACGCCGAACCGGTCCATCAGCGCCGCGGCAAAGGGTCCGGAGAAACCGTAGAGCAGCAGGCCGATCGAAACGGCGGCGGGCACGACCTCGCGGTTCCAGCCGAACTCGTGCTCGAGCGGGACGATCAGTACGCCCGGGGTGGACCGCACGCCGGCGGCGGCGATCAACGTGAGGAACGTGACGCCGGCGACGATCCATCCGTAGTAGAAGCGTCCGTGAAGCAGCCGCTCGAGCCGCATACTCACCGCCCGTCGTGTTCAATCACGCGCCGGCGGATCACGCGCACGGAACCCCCGGCGGCCGTTGCTATCTTACACTAACCGTCGGCGACGCGGGCAACATTCCCCGCACACCCGGCGTTCCTAGGGACGCTCCGGCGCGTCCACGAACCACGCAGCATTCCCGGCCCACGATTGGAGGATCAGGCATGGGACGCGCACGCGTGCGGGACCTCGACATCACGATCGGGCGGCTGCCCGCCGGTCCGAACAACGCGATCACGGATGTGGGCGGCGTGCTCG
The sequence above is drawn from the bacterium genome and encodes:
- a CDS encoding D-2-hydroxyacid dehydrogenase, which encodes MTRAQPLPVLIASYLEPQLVERIRAVPGVEVMYEPDLLAKPVYQGQHHGQRFTRSAADEARWRTLLARAEVLFDFDHTNIERIPVLAPNVRWIQATSAGIGEMLVRRGLVDSPITFTTAAGVHATALAEFCAMAMLVFIKDLFWLRAEQTAHRWERYCAREVRGMTLGIVGLGNVGREVARLGAALGMRVIGTKRTIPTGGAPHVEQVLPPERVGEVIRQADVLVLIVPQTAGTRRLLGAEQLRSMKRGAILINIARGGIVDEQAMIAALRDGHLAGAALDVFATEPLPNDSPLWDMPNVIVSPHSASTVPGENARLTELFCENLRRYLDGRPLINRFERERAY
- a CDS encoding Maf family protein, with amino-acid sequence MIVLASASPRRAELLASAGIRFVAVPSSVVEERLAGEPPEVFVRRLAAAKARDVAAGRTNGFVLAADTDVVLEGDVLGKPRDAADARVMLARLSGRVHDVVTGFEVYDVPARRADGGVVRTRVEFAPLSREEIDAYAATGEPLGKAGGYAIQGGAAGMIRRIEGSYTNVVGLPLREVLETLRRMRAL
- a CDS encoding potassium channel family protein, whose amino-acid sequence is MRLIAGLGGICVIISMLWDAFETVILPRRVARHLRVAFYITYLWRAWVALVGRMRRPSRREAYLAYFGPLVTLSLLAVWAVGLIVGFGMLQWSYGSQMTAPEGHPGFGTDIYLSGTTFFTLGLGDVQPRSTVARIILVVESGVGFSFLALIISYLPVIYQGFSRRESHISMLDAWAGSPPSAGELLRRSRGDRALLEPFLREWERWAADLLESHISYPVLIYFRSQHDNESWLSAITAVLDSCALIIGGLEGAPHRAAELTFAMARHALVDISILFNQPPVPPHPDRLSEDDRARLMAVLRANGCPVRGGAAAATQMDELRRMYEPYANGLSYRLAMPLPAWLGAEGARDNWQKSRWR
- a CDS encoding copper resistance protein CopC; the encoded protein is MLGGLFGRVPAVLAHAVLLRADPPDLCRLPSGDSLAADTPACRTGAVLPAPPRSVELLFSEPVQPIGRGLRVVGPDGRRADRGPVGVAGAQVSVPVDARATGTYRVVWSVISPDTHPEFGTMTFSVRRAGGIVAEGAPAAGAPGTWGIVLGALGHLLHFCGYGLGFGIFAAAWLAGGPEAPEPMWRALGLGILLLLAAEPVAFAAESVSLGALGGADPAVMGAVLDSSFGRVLAQRLAAAILLWVLAGAIRTGALRAAWPVPLLGVALAFVDGEAAHAAGVRPPWWGLGVNTVHVCAMGLWAGTLAFALLPPPLPRSSRGWRIAARVLAPAAVAGAAATGAVMAFQHLAGLRDFVANPYGRALGVKALVAIAAAGLGWAGVRRSAPRLLRWEAAALLAVLALAGLLVLMRPPVP
- a CDS encoding MFS transporter, coding for MRLERLLHGRFYYGWIVAGVTFLTLIAAAGVRSTPGVLIVPLEHEFGWNREVVPAAVSIGLLLYGFSGPFAAALMDRFGVRRIMLSSLAFVAAGVGLTTVMRTAWQLDLLWGLIVGTGTGAMAMTLGAYIATRWFIERRGLVMGVFSAASATGQLIFLPLLASLVVLHGWRSASATVSAVALAMIPLAALLMRNDPAEIGLRPFGAPADDTPAANAAGPQTPAGPRPNPAVAAVRALADGMGNRDFWLLAGSFFVCGASTNGLIGTHLIPASMEHGVPEVAAAGFLATIGVFDLIGTVCSGWLTDRWDSRYLLCWYYALRGLSLLFLPYALGTSFGPMAAFAVFYGLDWVATVPPTVRLTADVFGKQRVGVMFGWIFASHQLGAAMAAFGAGALRTWFGTYQGAFMGAGLLCLIAAGLVMRITAQSRGLTPPLRPAQAGAV